The sequence agctcggggaccgagaccctatatttataggtgagatactccatcagtatctgtgtcacattaattgtcagaatattttgacaattaattcaggaaatcaaatcaggtaatgaatatagaaatctgaccatatatagaatattacgtaattgattctatccagattcaatgaatataaaatattcatttatcagaatcaataatattattttatttccttaattagaaatattctaatagtcTGGGCTACTTGGGTGGCGGTCGAGGGCTCACGATGAAATTTGGGAGGGTgcattttcattttaattaggAAAGAGAAGAGCCAGAGAGAGGGAAAGATGGAAGTGTGATAGTGGAGAGTTTCAAAATAAGGAGAGCATTTTGGGAAATATGAAAACGTTGacctaattgaaaaatatggatATACATAAATTTAGgggattattttatttttttttttttgaatgaaagttTGATCTTTATTTAAATAACGACTTCCGCTACCAAACTTGGTAGCAACTCAGTTGGAACAGACTCCAAACTGAAAGAACAATCAGGATACACAATGTAGCCGCCTTCGCAAAGGAGTGAGCCACTACATTAGCTGATCGCTTAATAAAAGAAACAGATACATTGTTTAAACTTAGCAAGCAAATTCTTACAATTTTTAATAACCAACCCAAACAACGAAATCATCTCTGTCGAACAATGAATGGCTTGCACCACATTAAGGCAATTTGTTTCGACATACACATCTCTCCACCTACGGTCCTTGATCCAGCTTAAGGCCTCTCGGATGCCAATGGCTTCAGCAAGCACAGGTTCAACTTGGCCAAAGAATAATCTGGTGCGACCTTCAACGAGTAGTCCTGACCCATTCCCAACAACCAACCCGATACCATATTTCTCACCATTGTTGAATATCGCTGCATCTACATTAATCTTGACACTATTACCATGAGGAGTGGTCCAACGCTCAACAACGTCTCTAGCCCGAAGTAAAGGCCATGACGATTCCAATTCGGAACTTTGAGCGCATCTCCATTGGTCAAGATAACGGTTTGGAAACGCAACAATATCAACCGGATTGAAGCCTTTCCCTTTCCAAACTAACTCATTTCTTGCACCCCATATAGCCCAACTAACCATTGCAACCTTGCAGCACAGGTCCGTTGCTGCATTATTGAAGACTGTCGTGCACCAGTCGAAAAGAAACAGGTCCCTGCTGGTGTGACTGTGCCTATCCCCACTCTTTCCCAACACTTTCTTGTAACCTGACAAGTAACCAAGATGTGCAAGATagattcatcttcttcttgGCACAACAGGCAAAGAGAATTAACAGCCACATGCTTGGTTCGTAGCTGAACCAACGTAGGGAGGCAATTCGTGCAAGCTCGCCAAATAAGGTTCTGAATTTTCGAAGGATCCTTCATGCTCCAAAGCTAGTGCCAGAATCTTGCGTCCTCTTCCCCATACCATTGGCCCTTCGAACTTTGCAAAAGAGTATAAGCACTCTTGACAGTATAGATGCCGGAGCCATCCTTTGACCAAAAATAATGGTCCTCAGTTGAAACTAAGTTAAGAGGGATTTTTGTTATCAAGCGCCAATCTCTTTCCTCAAAAATATCTTGCAACAGCTCAATATCCCACTTTGCCTCTCCCACGGTCATCAAATTACATACCCTAGTGTTGGTAAGGCTTGGGTGATCTGTagtgacatagggttttacatTGTCAGGGAGCCATGGCTCTCCAATAACCGAGATGTTGCAGCCATTTCCCACTAACCAATGTGTACCATTACGCACTAAATCTTGTGATTCCAAGATGCTCCACCAAATGAAGCTCGGGTTGGATCCAAGTTGAGCATTGAAAAAATTACCATGAGGATAATACCGAGCTTTAAACACTCGTGAAGACAGAGAGTTTGGTCGAGTAATCAATCTCCAACCTTGTTTGCCAAGAAGAGCAATATTAAAGTCCCGGAAATTACGAAAACCCATTCCCCCACCTCTCTTGTATTTGCAAAGTCTATCCCAAGTCATCCAATGTATCCCTTTGTTGTCATCCTTAGAGGAACGCCACCAGAATTTTGTTATGAGTTGTTCAATGTCTCTACTAATCTCCAAAGGTAGTAAGAATACATTCATTGCGTAGCTTGGAAGAGCTTGAAATACTGACTTGATGAGCACTTCTTTACCTCCTTTAGAGAGGAACCTCCCTAATTTAGGGGATTAATTATTCCTTAATGTATGTGTATATTCTCAAATTTTCCTTTCCAATTCAAACTTGGAGACAAAAAAAATCAAGACAGTACAAATTCAactatttacttattttaatttaaaaaagtgAGACTCACTTTGAACACAAATCTCTTGATAATTAAACTTAATTTACCAAACATAGGTTAAGTTAGACATTCTCATTCCCATCAAGTTTAAACCTCATAGCTCTAttctactcttttttttttcttttttttttttttttgcaaacgAGGTTACTTAGTTAAAAATTTCCATCCTTATCTATATTATGATGAccaatgtaaaaaaaaactaaattattgTCTCGAACAACTTTCAATAAAcattttatatttcattttaaatattttggtacAAAAAAAGAAGTCATATTTGTTATGACGAATtacattataatattattacaacatacactttattttaatttgataattaaaagGGAATTAAAGAGATATGGTTATAATTAAATTGGAATTGGATCGAAGAACATGTTGACAACTTTGGTCTTAAGATATCGGTCTTGATTAGTACCAAAACCATCACCCTTGTGGTACATCTCCATTGCTCCTCTAACAAAATCAATGGCAGATTCAATAAACACTTGAGAGTATGGAGAGTTTGAAGCTTTAACTTCATTAATTTCCTTCCATCCTTCACTAATTAAATTCCATATGTGTTCACGGCTTTCATTTTCACTAACACCCTTTTCACGCATGTAGCATTGAATTGATGAAGGATTATCTCCTCTTTCAAGTTCATcctataaaatattacaaattcaTAATTAGAGATATAGAATTAATtagactcaattaattaattattacagtACTACTACTACTTACTGATGAGGTTCCCAAATCATCTATAAATCGAAAAACAGTTCCTGAGACACGTAAAATGGTTGGATATTGAAGCAAGTGTTCCATGTCTTGTTCTGTAATTGAAGTTGTAATTAAGCAATAATGATAGATAAGACAAAGAGGTATTGTAATTGATTTCCATCCATTCTCAATGAATTCTTCTAAACTTGGTATGTGTCCACTGTGAAACCATTTTGCCTCCTCCATATAGCATTTACACAGATCACCCAactacaaacaaaacaaaaaatatcacATATTAATTACtacattttcttatttattaaacaaatagtatatgatatattattcaATATTCATACCGCTTTCTTCAGATATTTGATGGTGTGAATCCCATTTTCTTTGAGGACATAATAAGATATCTCATTCACATTGTTATAAAAAGCAACAAACAATATCTTCATGTAATCGGGTAGCTGATCCAGTTCATTTATATTCCACCtatataatacaaaataaaatagattaaaattaatgttatgtatataaaatttcatgaaaaaaataataatatcaatgAGAGACCAACCTCTCAATTGCCTCTAGAAAAAGCTGAAGCTCATCTAGTGTACCATACACATCATATATATCGTCCATGAGTGTTAGCAAGAGACCAATTTTTGTCATCACAGTTCTAACAAATCCAAATTCTGCCTCATATTTCAATGCCACTGCAGAATAGAAAATTTCCACTACTCTGTCTCTAGCAAATGGTAGCCTTTCTGTCAATCTAGAACCACTCCACcacctatatatacatataaaaatataagaattacTCCTCATATTTATGTAGTTGCacactaattattaattagaagaAACTACAAATGTACATTTAGTAGTGTCTAATAATAATTACGTACCTTGAAATATATTTGAGCTCTTTTTGGTATGCTGACTGAACGAAGTTATAGTCAAGTTTAGCAAAGTCAAGAAAAGTTGGATTCATATCATAATTCCTTTCAGCATACATATCAATAAACCACCTAGCCTCCAATCTTGGCAATCTCCAATGGAGTGGAAGATCCAAGGCATGCTCTACCAATTTCACAAGatcatgatcatcatcatcatgatgGTCAACTCTAGTAAATTGACTTTGCCTTGTCATCAAGTATTGTTTGAGATGTTTGGTTGTGAAGTCTCTTGCTTCATCTAATATGGGTTCACCCCTAAATGAATAGAATGAAGCCTCATATAGACATACCATTCCTTTCACATCCTTACTCAAACTCTCTTTGAACTCCTTTTTCTCGTCTTTGAAGGCATTGAAAACCTCtgtaaaatatatagaaaatatgaaaattgTTAGAGAGATTGGATAACCCACCAaatctaaaatatataaaaatatattgatatataccTGAAGATACAGGACTGAATCCATATTGTCGAAGGAGTTTGAAATGAAGAGCAGTGGCATACAAATTATCTTTCTTCCACAATGCATTATTATTGTTAAAAGTCAGGTTTAATATTGTCTTAATTTGATCTTCAAAGTGATAAGATATTCCAAGTCTGCTCAAATCATTGATCTGTTCAAGCTTAACTAAAGGATTTTCAGCCTCCTTCTCAAGAATTCTTCTCACATCTTCTTTCAGCTCATTGATTCTTTTCCCATAGCTTTCctcctatatatattataagatcattatcattatatataatgtatgcattaattaatataattattgcaTATATTTaatgtgtgtgtgtatatatttacCGTATATATGACTTGGAGTGATTGGAAAAAATGAGCATCCCACAATGTGGGTTTGTAGTTTCCTGATCGGCGGACGATTGCTGCTGGTTGATCTTTGAATATTGGAGTACTACTGGAGATTACTCCTGTAATGATCCATCATCATATATGTGTTATATAAGTCTGTATCTATATAATCCggcccttaaaaaaaatatatatattttttcttaatatgatttttgaaaatagtaCATATTTTCTATAAAATCATCTCCAAAGACTATAAGTTAAATCATTCATATATACAAATAgaacatattaattatataattaataaatgtttATGTATATACGAACCTGACTGCGTCAttgtggatataatatgaggaGAGATTTAGAGAGAAATAAGTAAGAGAATGTGTAATGCAAGAGTAGAGTTTGTAATTTGTAGATTATGATGATGGACATGTACACATATATATAGAGATAGATAGATATAGTGAAATGTGAGGAAGTTAACCTgagaattttgatttttcttggtgACCAGTGAGTACAGTGACGTATATGCCCTTGGGGCGGCGCCCTCAATCGGTGAATAAACTACGTCTTgcgatattttattataaatattattaattatataagccACATtcattcaat is a genomic window of Cannabis sativa cultivar Pink pepper isolate KNU-18-1 chromosome 9, ASM2916894v1, whole genome shotgun sequence containing:
- the LOC115723095 gene encoding probable monoterpene synthase MTS1, chloroplastic: MTQSGVISSSTPIFKDQPAAIVRRSGNYKPTLWDAHFFQSLQVIYTEESYGKRINELKEDVRRILEKEAENPLVKLEQINDLSRLGISYHFEDQIKTILNLTFNNNNALWKKDNLYATALHFKLLRQYGFSPVSSEVFNAFKDEKKEFKESLSKDVKGMVCLYEASFYSFRGEPILDEARDFTTKHLKQYLMTRQSQFTRVDHHDDDDHDLVKLVEHALDLPLHWRLPRLEARWFIDMYAERNYDMNPTFLDFAKLDYNFVQSAYQKELKYISRWWSGSRLTERLPFARDRVVEIFYSAVALKYEAEFGFVRTVMTKIGLLLTLMDDIYDVYGTLDELQLFLEAIERWNINELDQLPDYMKILFVAFYNNVNEISYYVLKENGIHTIKYLKKALGDLCKCYMEEAKWFHSGHIPSLEEFIENGWKSITIPLCLIYHYCLITTSITEQDMEHLLQYPTILRVSGTVFRFIDDLGTSSDELERGDNPSSIQCYMREKGVSENESREHIWNLISEGWKEINEVKASNSPYSQVFIESAIDFVRGAMEMYHKGDGFGTNQDRYLKTKVVNMFFDPIPI